Part of the Acidimicrobiales bacterium genome is shown below.
GCAGGACTACCCGAATGGGCCAGGCCCCACGACCTGCGCCACTTCTACGCCTCTCTGCTGATCCGCTCGGGAGCCAGCGTCAAGGTCGTGCAGGCTCGCCTGGGGCACTCCTCGGCCCGCACGACCCTGGACACCTACGCCCACCTCTGGCCCGACGAGGAGGACCGCACGCGGGCCGCCGTCGACGAACTGCTCCAACCTCCCGCGGACTTGCCGCGGACCAAGACAGGAGCCTGAGCAAGAAAGCCCAGGTCAGCGACTACAAACGACTTAGATGTCGTAGTAGAGGTAGAACTCCCAGGGGTGCGGCCGCAGCCGGACCTCGTCGATCTCCCGCAGGCGCTTGAAGTTCACCCAGGTCTCGATGAGGTCGTCGGTGAACACACCTCCGGTC
Proteins encoded:
- a CDS encoding tyrosine-type recombinase/integrase; the protein is AGLPEWARPHDLRHFYASLLIRSGASVKVVQARLGHSSARTTLDTYAHLWPDEEDRTRAAVDELLQPPADLPRTKTGA